One Roseimaritima multifibrata DNA window includes the following coding sequences:
- a CDS encoding APC family permease, protein MELNETTANSGDASDPRRPLTTLSLTCLVVANMIGVGVYTSSGYALASLQDPGRVVWVWGIAGLIAIAGAFSYSGLAKQVSESGGEYLFLARGVHPLAGFMAGWISLVAGFSGAVGLSALAFADHLPALDPSYRLPIAIGLVLIVSLLNWIGIGPTAKIQNGMVLVKLAILVAFGFLGIATLLQPSESMDAGANLSAIPVPWEWGAVASTLMWVSFSYAGYNAAIYIAGAARNCQASVPRAMVWGTLGVTLLYVLLNAVFVFVIPPQAFTDDNRGQVALLAASYVGGPWLVEIIRLTILVSLATSVIAMTQIGPHVYGQMARDGLLPKWLETAQATPRSGIVLQGVIVIFLIVNSSFLGLLDYLAFLLSISSAATVACLFLPAFRGTRGNRPVVLWPVLPAFFVIVTLAIAGYAFHFRWTTDSAGVLKALIVLPLGLVVYGLVKLTRSPVSPIAPPK, encoded by the coding sequence TTGGAGCTAAACGAAACCACCGCCAATTCCGGTGATGCATCGGATCCTCGACGCCCCCTGACGACGTTGTCGCTGACTTGTTTGGTTGTCGCCAACATGATTGGTGTCGGGGTCTATACCAGCAGCGGATACGCCCTGGCTAGTTTGCAGGATCCTGGACGAGTCGTTTGGGTCTGGGGGATCGCTGGCCTGATCGCGATCGCTGGTGCGTTCAGTTATTCCGGTTTGGCTAAGCAGGTCTCGGAATCGGGCGGCGAATATTTATTTCTTGCGCGCGGTGTCCATCCGCTGGCAGGATTCATGGCTGGTTGGATTTCGTTGGTTGCCGGTTTTTCAGGGGCCGTCGGATTGTCGGCACTCGCGTTCGCGGATCACTTGCCAGCCTTGGATCCCAGCTACCGGTTACCGATCGCGATTGGGCTTGTCCTCATCGTCAGTCTGCTGAACTGGATCGGGATAGGCCCTACGGCGAAGATCCAAAATGGAATGGTGCTGGTTAAATTGGCGATCCTGGTCGCGTTCGGATTTCTAGGGATCGCCACCTTGTTGCAACCTTCCGAGAGCATGGATGCGGGGGCGAATCTTTCAGCCATTCCCGTACCATGGGAGTGGGGCGCGGTTGCCAGCACTTTGATGTGGGTTTCATTCAGTTACGCAGGATACAACGCCGCGATCTATATCGCCGGTGCGGCAAGGAATTGCCAGGCGAGTGTGCCGAGAGCCATGGTTTGGGGGACGCTAGGGGTGACGTTGTTATACGTTCTCTTAAACGCCGTTTTCGTGTTTGTGATCCCTCCGCAGGCATTTACCGATGACAACCGAGGCCAGGTCGCACTGTTGGCTGCATCGTATGTCGGCGGACCATGGTTAGTCGAAATCATTCGGTTGACGATTCTGGTTTCACTGGCAACTTCGGTCATCGCAATGACTCAAATCGGACCGCATGTCTACGGACAGATGGCTCGTGATGGCCTGTTGCCCAAGTGGTTGGAAACCGCCCAGGCGACGCCTCGCAGTGGGATTGTCCTGCAAGGCGTCATCGTCATTTTTCTAATCGTGAACAGTTCGTTCTTAGGCCTGCTGGACTATCTAGCTTTTCTGTTATCGATAAGCAGTGCAGCGACAGTGGCTTGTTTATTTCTACCGGCTTTTCGGGGAACGCGAGGAAACCGGCCCGTGGTCCTGTGGCCCGTGCTGCCCGCATTTTTTGTCATCGTGACATTAGCAATCGCCGGTTACGCCTTCCATTTTCGCTGGACAACCGATTCCGCCGGCGTTTTAAAAGCGCTGATCGTGCTGCCGCTAGGGCTGGTCGTCTATGGTTTGGTAAAACTGACGAGGTCGCCAGTGTCGCCTATCGCTCCGCCAAAGTAG